A genomic stretch from Lathyrus oleraceus cultivar Zhongwan6 chromosome 2, CAAS_Psat_ZW6_1.0, whole genome shotgun sequence includes:
- the LOC127123179 gene encoding uncharacterized mitochondrial protein AtMg00810-like — protein MGFRDHVHPDYICLLKKSLYGLKQAPRAWYQRFADYVSTIGFHHSKIDHSLFIYRKGTDMAYILLYVDDIILTTSTDDLRKSIMMLLASEFSMKDLGPLSYFLGIVVTRHIGGIFLCQKNYAAEIIDQADMSACKSSSTPVDTKQKLSVSSGVPLEDPTHYRSLAGALQYLTFTRPDISYVVQQICLHMHASKIEHMNALKRILRYLQGTLHFGLHLYPSSISSLTSYTDADWGGCPDTRRSTSGYRVFLGDNLISWSSKRQPTLSRSSAEAEYRGVHVRFEIFSWNYIF, from the coding sequence ATGGGTTTCCGTGATCATGTTCACCCGGACTACATCTGTCTTCTAAAAAAATCATTATACGGCCTCAAACAGGCTCCTCGAGCGTGGTACCAACGATTTGCTGACTATGTCTCCACCATAGGCTTTCATCACAGCAAAATCGACCATTCCTTATTCATCTACCGCAAAGGCACGGACATGGCATACATTCTTCTATATGTCGATGACATCATTCTCACCACATCCACTGATGATCTTCGGAAATCCATCATGATGCTCCTTGCTTCAGAATTTTCCATGAAGGATTTGGGCCCTCTTAGCTATTTTCTAGGCATTGTAGTAACCAGACATATAGGTGGTATCTTTCTTTGTCAGAAAAATTATGCAGCAGAGATCATTGATCAGGCCGACATGTCAGCTTGCAAATCGTCTTCCACACCTGTTGACACCAAACAAAAACTCAGTGTCTCATCAGGTGTTCCGCTTGAGGACCCCACTCATTATCGGAGCCTTGCAGGTGCTTTGCAGTATCTCACATTCACTCGACCAGATATTTCATATGTTGTCCAGCAGATATGCCTCCACATGCATGCTTCGAAAATAGAACATATGAATGCTCTAAAACGCATTCTGCGTTACCTACAAGGCACTCTGCATTTCGGCTTACATTTGTACCCTTCATCCATCTCTAGTCTTACTTCCTACACTGATGCGGATTGGGGTGGTTGTCCTGACACAAGGCGCTCAACATCTGGTTATCGTGTCTTTCTTGGTGATAATCTTATCTCGTGGTCATCTAAACGACAACCTACTCTCTCCCGTTCTAGTGCTGAAGCTGAATATAGAGGGGTACATGTTAGATTCGAAATCTTCTCCTGGAACTACATTTTCTGA